CTGTATATGAAAGCAAAGGAGTTACACGCCGCATATATGAAAACAAAGGAGTTAGAAGAAGCAAGTCGTTAGTCATGAGTCGTTGGTCGTCGGCAAAAGCTCTCCTCCTGAAAAACCGGTGGTGGCTATAGGGATCCTTCCCCTTCCGCTTCACTTCGTTTCAGCGTCAGGGTCAGAATGACAAAAAAACAAGTACACAGGTTCTTCGGCTACGCCTCAGAATGACAACCCCAAAACCTAAGTACAGAGGTTCTTCGGCTTCGCCTCAGAATGACAACCCCAAAACCTAAGTACAGAGGTTCTTCGGCTACGCCTCAGAATGACAAAACAAAACAGAAATTTGTCTTCACCACCTACATTTTCAGAATAGCAATTTGGGTGGGGGCAACATGCCACGGTTTGGAAATTTATATTTGTTGTTAAATCAGCAACTTACGTGAAAACGAGAGCTTTGACCCACTTGACACGTTTCGGAGAGGGTTGTGCCGAAATGGGAAAGAAATCCACCACAGAGACGCAGAGGCACAGAGAATTAGATGGGAAAGAACTCGTTGTGAGCGCTGATGGTGGTTCGGACTCGTTGGTCGCCGGTTAAGCGTCTCCGTCGGCTGACAAGAACCCTCCGGGATCGGAGACCGGTGGTCTCCCACCTTCACGTCCCAACAGCAGGACGTGAAGGTGGGGCACGGAAGCAATCTAGCTAGTGCGTTAGGTGGGCCACCAGTCCCAGTCCGCATCGCATGGGCGCGTGCGGTGCTACGCACCGCTTCTGACAAATATCCACGCTCCTCACCCCGGGTTACGCGCGTTAAGAGCACGCGCTCCACCCGGGGCTATGGAATGCCGTCCGCTGCGCGGACTGGAGTGGTGGTGGGTGAAGCCGCTTTTGTTTTGCCAATCATCCCGGTTGTGTTACCTCGCCCGCGGCGGGGTTTCGCGAGCTGTTGTGGAACTGCCCAAGGATCTCGCGAACAGTGAGATCACAGTCCCAACAAAGCCTCCCGCTTTCTTGGTGCTCAGGATGGTGCCGTCCTGCTCGCCGCCGAGCGGGGTCCATGCTCCGGCGCCGACGCGATATGAGAAGCGATAGCGTGCTCCGTCACCTTCAACTTTCAACATGACATTCCGTGCGTTGCGGGGGAGGTCGGCGGAGGCGACCTGCGATACGGTGCCGTCCCGCTTTTCGAGGAAGACCTTGCGCGCTGTTTGACCCAATGTGCGGACGCCAAGGAAATAAGAGTGGGTTTCGTTTTGGAAGGTGACGAGCCCAGCGTCAGATGGCTTATCTGCTTTCTTGAAATTTAGTTGAACGGTGGATGAGAACTTGTTGTGCTGCTGGCGGCGTGCGACGAGCGACGGGTCATTCCTGGAATCGAGATCTTCGGGGCGAGGCTGGAGGAAGATAGCGTTCGACTTGGAATCGAAGCTCCACCAGCGGCTTGAGGGCGTGCGGAGCGTGATGATGTCGAACGGAAGCTGCTGGCCTCGGAAGTTGGCTGTCCACTGCAATGGTCCGGTCATCCGTGCGATGCCGCTTTGCACTGGAAGTTTCGGACGTGTCACGACTCGCGGGACAACTTTGCCCTCGTCGAGAATAGTCGGCCAGCCGTTCACCCATTTCACGGGGAGCATGAACGTCTCGCGGCCGATGTTGTAAAGGTCGTCCTGATATGGCTCACAGCCGAGAAACACGGCCCACCATTCGCCGTTTGCCGTTTCGACAAAATCGGCGTGCCCGGTGGAGGTGATGGGATCGGGACGAGTTGGCGACAGCGTACGCTGCGTGAGGATGGGATTGCCTGCATACGGCTCGTATGGGCCTTCAACGGAGCGGCTGCGGAAGACGACCTGGGAGTGATTCTCGGAGGTGCCGCCTTCCGCAGCGATCAGGTAGTAGACTCCGTCGCGCTTGAAGATGTGCGGGCCTTCAATCCAGACGGGGTGTTTTGAGATGTCGGTACCGCCGTTGACGATGATCTTGCCGGCGCCGCTGACCTTGCCGGCCTTGGTGTCGAAGGGGAAGAGGTAGAGCGCGCGATGGCCCTGGTAGAGCGACTTGTTATCGGGCGGGATGCCGTTGTGGACGATGTAAGCCTTGCCGTCGTCGTCAAAGAAGAACGATGGATCGATGCCTTGAATTTCGGGAAGAGCGATGGGATCGGACCAAGGACCGGCCGGATCTTTCGCGGTGACGTAGAAGTTGCCGATGCCGTCGACGAGGGTGGTGATCATGTAAAAGAGACCGTCGTGAAAGCTGATGGTTGGGGCAAAGATGCCGCGAGAAACGCCTGCCCCCTGAAGCTTCAGTTGCTCGGGGCGGTCGAGCACGTGTCCGATCTGCTTCCAGTTGACGAGGTCGCGGCTGTGGAAGATGGGCACGCCGGGATACCAGGCGAAACTGGAGTTGACGAGATAGTAGTCGTCGCCGACGCGAACGATGCTGGGATCGGGGTAGAACCCGGCGAGTATGGGATTGCGATACTCGGTCGGCTTGGGCGTGACAGGTTGCGAGAGGGAGTCTTCACCGGTGTAAGTGAAGGAGCGGAACTCGATCCAGCCAGACTGGTTTTGTTTCGGTTGGGAGAAGAGCGGGATGGCGGAGAGAAGGAAGGCGAAAACGAGAAGCTTATGAATGCGCATAGTCTGTCCGTGCTGAATCGACGGACATCGTACAACACTGACGCGGGGTAGGGTGAACTAGGCGGCCTTTCGCGATTGTTCATGGTCGCGCGTGCCGGTGCGCACATATTCGTTCAGGACTTCGGAGATTAGCGCGGCGGAGGGAACGGCGACCAGGGCGCCCAGAATGCCGGCGAGTTCAGCACCGATAACCAGAGAAGCGATTATTGCGACGCCGGGAAGGCCAACGGCACCGCCGACGATCTTGGGCGATAAATAACCATTTTCGAGTTGCTGATAAGCAAAGTAGAAGGCGATGACACCGAGGGCCCTGAGCCACGAATCGATCGCCGCAACGGCTGCCGACATGAGCACGGAAATGACGGGTCCGATGACGGGAATGAAATTAGCTAAGCCGGTGAATGCGGCCAGTGTATAGAAGTAACGCACCCCGAGGATGCCGTACACGAGCAGACTGGCAGCACCGAGAATGAGCATCAGCAAGGCCTGCCCAAGGAGCCACTTCTGCACAGTATGGCTGGCGCGCTCCAGGGTGTGCCGGGTGCGTCCTCGGTTCTGCTCGGGGATGAATCCCAGTGCCCACTCAAAACTTCGGCGACCGTCGAGGATGAAATAGCAGGTCAGGAGCACGAGTATCAATAGCGTGCTTAGCATGCCCGTCAGTTTCGAGAGGGCGGTTGTCGCGCTTCCAGTGATGGAAACCGCAAGCCGGGAGAAGTTCTGGCTATTGATCATTTCGGCCAGCTTTGCCCCGAAGGGCAGATTGCGGACCTGGTTGCTCAACTGGTCAAGAGATCGTGGGAAGTCATAGGTGAGCCCGCGCACGTCGCTAACAATGGGTGGAATGGCAAAGAAGAAGAAAATTGTTAGAACAAGGGTGGCAACTACGAGAAGGATAAATAGCGAGCTCCCTTTTCCGGGAGACCATTTGCCGATGTGGCGCCGTTGGACCCAGTGGACCGCAGGGGTGAACACAATCGCGAAGATGATGCTCACCCAAATGACGAGCAGGCTTTTCCGAATGAACCAACACACCACGAGCAGAACTATGATTCCGGCGCCGGTGAGCAAACGTTTGTTGAAATTGTCGGGCGCAGAAGAGCGAATCATCTGCTGATTGGGATGGCGAGCGGCGGAGGGGTGTTTTCCCACAACGACAGCACTGGCGAGTTAGTCGAGACGAACGAGAAAGATATTACCTTCCGGGGTGGTGTTCTCCGCGGCTAGTTGTTCGGCTTTTTTCTTGTCGTCGTTCAGGACGCGCACGCGAACCCAGTAATCACCGACGGGGCTGGCGAACTGGAGGACCTTCGCGGTCTTGTAGCGACGTATCAGCCGCTCCTTCAACTCCAGCGCTTTTTCCTGGTCCTTGATGCCGCCGATTTGAACACACCAGCGTCCTCCGTCGTCGAGGGACTTTGGGGTATCGAGGACATCGATGCGAACCATGGCGGTACCTGGACGCCAGACGTCCACGGCCTGAGCCGCGGCCTTGGATAGATCGATGATGCGGTCGGGAACGAAGGGGCCTCGATCGGTAATGCGCAGAACGGCGGAGCGCTTCGTCTTCAGGTTGGTGACACGCACGATAGTGTTCAGCGGGAAGGTGCGGTGCGCCGCGGTGAGCGCGTGCATGTCGAAGACTTCGCCGTTGGCGGCCTTGCGGTTGTGATACGGCGGGCCGTACCAACTGGCGTATCCGTTTTCGGTGTAGAGGACAGGAGCGTCTTTGTATTTGTCTTCGAGGTTGGCCGGTTTCTCTTCGGGTTCGGTCGTCTCGGCTGGTTGCGTTGGTTGAGGAGCGGGTTGGGTTGTAGTGGGCGGCGGAGGCGGAGGAATGCGTACCTTCGCGACCTTCTTCTCACCGCATCCGGTGAGCAGGGCCATGGCAAGGAAGAGGAGTATGAGCCGGTTCACGAGCGTTTGCGCTTCTGGTCGTCGAGATAGTCGGCGAACTCGGCGAGCTTGGTAGCTGCTGTCCGGAGCGCCTGAGTGGAGCCCTTGCGAACGTCGGGAACAACTTCCTTTTCTATGTAGCTGATCAGCCGCTCGGCTTCTTTCTCGAGCTGATTGACGGTTTCGCCGATCTTTCGGCCCACTCGCTCCCCCAGGTCTTCGGCGGAGGCGCGGTTTTGCTGCTTGGAATCCATGAGTGCTCACTCGAAATTAGCGGTAGCCAGGCCACTTGATTATGGCGCGGGCGCAAAACCGGGGTCAACGAACGGGAACTCGATTCGCCAACAGCGGCAGCTACTTGGGTGAGATGCGGGGTGGGCTGGAGGAAGTTGATGCAAACTTTACGGGGGTTGGCGGCTTCCTACCCTCATACGAAGTTTGGGGCCCTATGCGAATCCGGGAACTTAGCCTGTTGTGTGCGGTCGTGCTTGCGGCGGCACTGGGCTTCGCACAAACAGAGTTGCCGGATGCGCCCTCCACCGTCGCACCCGTTCCCAAGGCGAAGCGTTCGTATGATCCCTACAGAGAGTTACTGGCCGATGAGCCGTACCGTCCGCTGACGAAACGGGAGAAGCTGGGGTACTGGTCACGACGGACGTATTCTCCATACACGTTTTTCAGCGCGGGCGTGAGTACGACGATTGCCGGGGCGACTTCGGACTTTCGTTACTGCTGCGGCGCGGATGCGTGGGGCAAGCAGTATGCGGCGGCAGTCGCCGATGCGCAAACGCGACAGTTCTTCGGCAATTATCTTTTCCCGATGATCCTGAGCCAGGACCCGCGATACCTGCCAAAAAGAAAGGGCGGCGTATTATCACGGGCGGTGTATGCGGCCACGCGGGTTCTTATCACGCGCAACGATGATGGCAAAAGCACGCTGAACTCATCGGAACTGCTGGGCGTAGCATTCTCGCGAGCGTTATCGAATGCGTATTATCCGTATCGCGACCGCACGATGAGGCGTACGGGGTCGCGGATCTGCAGCACGCTGCAAAGCGATGCGAGCGGATATCTGCTGAAAGAGTTCATGCCCGACATCAAGCGGATATTCTTCCGTGGCAAACTGAAGAAATTAGCCGACAAGCTGGATAGTGACGATTCAGAACAGTAATCGTTAGCGCGATTTTTCTCCTTCCTGAAGAAATACTTTCCCAAAGAAATAGCTCACTTTTCGTGTGGCCTGCCGTCTGTATTGGCGTAGTCGAGATCCGGTAACAAGAAGTTGCTGGAAGCGGAGACGAAGATGAGCAGGGCGAGACAAATCGCGAACCGCTGGTACGGCAAGGTTGCCGGAGTTGCGCTGATCGCGCTGGCGATTGCAGTGACATCGGTGCCGGCGCCGACCGGCGTGCTGCACGGGGTGGAAGACAGGGCCATAAGCACGATGGCGCCGATGATGGCGAAGACGGCAGTTGGGAAACAGTTGCTGGATATGTACGCCGCGCGTGAGGCGCAATGTCACGGAGTGATTTAGTCCATTTCCAAAGAGAAGGTGCGTGATGAGGAGAGTTGCAGCAATTTTGGCAGCGGTGATGACAATTGGAGCAGCGTCGGCGTGGGCCGGCGATCATGCGATGCGGCATCGTGGCGGGAGCGATGTAAAAACGTGCCAGGACATGAATGTTCAGTTCGGGGATAGCGAGACGTACGAGGGACAAGAGTCGTTTACGATTCCGGCGGGTCCGTTGGACGTTAGCGCGGCAAAGAGCGGCGGAGTGAGCCTGATCCGGGGGGACAGCAACCAGTACGAGGTGCAGCTGTGCAAGTTCGCGGAAGCGGACAGCAAGTCAGAAGGGGATCGACTGTTGAGCCAGATCGTGGCAGAGCGCGGATCGGGCAAGTTGTCCGTGCGCGGGCCGGAGGGGGAGAAGGAGTGGACGGCGTCGTTGATTATTCGCGTACCGGCGAATTCGACGGTGAACGTCTCGGCGACAAATGGGCCATTGGCGGCGAGAGAGGTGAGCGGGACGTTTACGCTGGACACGGTGAATGGGCCGATCGCGGTGAGAAATGTCAGCGGAAAAGTGAATGCGAAAGCGAAGAACGGACCGATCTCGTTTGTTGGTGATGGAGGCGACCTGAGCCTCGACGCGCAGAATGGGCCGATCGCGATTGAACTCAAGAGTCAGGCGTGGAGCGGCGGGAAGTTGGACGCGAATGCCAAGAACGGGCCGATTTCGCTGAACATTCCGAAGGGCTATCAGTCGGGTGTGGTGCTGACCGCGAAAGGATATTCGCCGATGAGTTGCCGGGCTGATGTCTGCAGCGAAGCCCGGAAGACCTGGGATGATAACGAGAAGAAGATTGAGTTCGGCCCGGCCGGTAACCAAGTGATTCACATCTCGGCGGCGAATGGGCCGGTTTCGGTGGGAAGCAGGAGCGAAGGCGAACTGTAAAACGACGGCTTCATAAAGAAAGGCAGGCCGAAACTGGCCTGCCTGTTCTATTTAGCGCGGTTATCGGGGCTCGGTCACCCTCGCGAGGTGAAGGGCAAACCAGTGTTTCGGGTCCGTCCACGTTTGTTCGCGTTTGAAGCCGGCGAGGTCGAGGATGGAGTCCACAACACCCTGGGTGAACTTGTAGCTGTTCTCGGTGTGGATAGTCTCGCCCTTGTTGAAATGCACACGCATGCCGAGCGCACGGACGTGGACCACCTGCGGGCGCGTGGACTCGAGGTGCATCTCGATGCGCGAGGCTTCGTGGTTCCAAACAGCGACGTGCTTAAAGGTGGAGAGATCGAAGTCGGCTGCGAGTTCGCGATTGATGCGCGCGAGAATATTTTTGTTGAAGGCGGCGGTGACGCCCTGCGCGTCGTCGTAAGCGGGAATCAGCAGCTTCGGCGATTTCACGAGATCGGTGCCAAGGAGGAGCGCATCGCCGGGCCGGAGGCTGGTGCGAATGGTGCGCAGCATGGCTCCGGCCTGCATGGGTTCGAAGTTGCCGATGCTGGAACCGAGATAGAGGAGCAGTTTGCGACCGGTGACGGAGGAAAGTCGTCCGAGCCCGCCGGAGTAGTCAGCGACGATGGGAGAGACGCTGAGTCCGGGGAAGTCGCCGTTGAGATGGTGGAC
This portion of the Terriglobales bacterium genome encodes:
- a CDS encoding glycoside hydrolase family 43 protein: MRIHKLLVFAFLLSAIPLFSQPKQNQSGWIEFRSFTYTGEDSLSQPVTPKPTEYRNPILAGFYPDPSIVRVGDDYYLVNSSFAWYPGVPIFHSRDLVNWKQIGHVLDRPEQLKLQGAGVSRGIFAPTISFHDGLFYMITTLVDGIGNFYVTAKDPAGPWSDPIALPEIQGIDPSFFFDDDGKAYIVHNGIPPDNKSLYQGHRALYLFPFDTKAGKVSGAGKIIVNGGTDISKHPVWIEGPHIFKRDGVYYLIAAEGGTSENHSQVVFRSRSVEGPYEPYAGNPILTQRTLSPTRPDPITSTGHADFVETANGEWWAVFLGCEPYQDDLYNIGRETFMLPVKWVNGWPTILDEGKVVPRVVTRPKLPVQSGIARMTGPLQWTANFRGQQLPFDIITLRTPSSRWWSFDSKSNAIFLQPRPEDLDSRNDPSLVARRQQHNKFSSTVQLNFKKADKPSDAGLVTFQNETHSYFLGVRTLGQTARKVFLEKRDGTVSQVASADLPRNARNVMLKVEGDGARYRFSYRVGAGAWTPLGGEQDGTILSTKKAGGFVGTVISLFARSLGSSTTARETPPRAR
- a CDS encoding AI-2E family transporter; the encoded protein is MIRSSAPDNFNKRLLTGAGIIVLLVVCWFIRKSLLVIWVSIIFAIVFTPAVHWVQRRHIGKWSPGKGSSLFILLVVATLVLTIFFFFAIPPIVSDVRGLTYDFPRSLDQLSNQVRNLPFGAKLAEMINSQNFSRLAVSITGSATTALSKLTGMLSTLLILVLLTCYFILDGRRSFEWALGFIPEQNRGRTRHTLERASHTVQKWLLGQALLMLILGAASLLVYGILGVRYFYTLAAFTGLANFIPVIGPVISVLMSAAVAAIDSWLRALGVIAFYFAYQQLENGYLSPKIVGGAVGLPGVAIIASLVIGAELAGILGALVAVPSAALISEVLNEYVRTGTRDHEQSRKAA
- a CDS encoding septal ring lytic transglycosylase RlpA family protein, with product MNRLILLFLAMALLTGCGEKKVAKVRIPPPPPPTTTQPAPQPTQPAETTEPEEKPANLEDKYKDAPVLYTENGYASWYGPPYHNRKAANGEVFDMHALTAAHRTFPLNTIVRVTNLKTKRSAVLRITDRGPFVPDRIIDLSKAAAQAVDVWRPGTAMVRIDVLDTPKSLDDGGRWCVQIGGIKDQEKALELKERLIRRYKTAKVLQFASPVGDYWVRVRVLNDDKKKAEQLAAENTTPEGNIFLVRLD
- the egtD gene encoding L-histidine N(alpha)-methyltransferase, which produces MSAPLFIASASPIAADVYEGLSAKPKWLSPKLFYDAEGSALFEQITDLPEYYLTRTERSILEANAADIIAAAGPNLSLIELGAGTASKTRILIGAALKRQSRCSFYPIDVSKSALDEAVHHLNGDFPGLSVSPIVADYSGGLGRLSSVTGRKLLLYLGSSIGNFEPMQAGAMLRTIRTSLRPGDALLLGTDLVKSPKLLIPAYDDAQGVTAAFNKNILARINRELAADFDLSTFKHVAVWNHEASRIEMHLESTRPQVVHVRALGMRVHFNKGETIHTENSYKFTQGVVDSILDLAGFKREQTWTDPKHWFALHLARVTEPR